A region from the Triticum aestivum cultivar Chinese Spring chromosome 3D, IWGSC CS RefSeq v2.1, whole genome shotgun sequence genome encodes:
- the LOC123077859 gene encoding cytochrome P450 71A1, with amino-acid sequence MDASSLFALLHSPLLILALLVPIVSFVLFFAKKPQPSGSNGGPRLPPSPWGLPILGHLPLLGSLPHRKLRSLAEAHGPVMLLRLGGVPTVVASSADAALEVMKTHDLAFASRPAVRMAERLLYGRDMAFAPYGQYWRQARRVCVLHLLSARRVASFRRVREQEAGALVDRVRRAAASCSRPEGDVVNLTDELISYTSAVISRAAFGDDGGYGIDDDLTEVFAEFEELLGTAAVGEFVPWLAWVDALMGLDAKVARAGKVMDRLLERVISDHRQRRLGGGRRLVGDGEDDHRDFVDVLLDVSEDDGEDSGGVRFDTVGIKAIILDMFAAATDTTYTTLTWAVAELINNPSEMHKLQDEVRAAVNGAGHVTEDHLEKMSYLRAVIRETLRLHAPLPLLLPRETLEDTELLGYRVPARTRVVVNAWAIGRDPATWERAEEFVPARFADGPAEYVLGQDFRFVPFGAGRRGCPGVGFAVPSIDLALASLLYHFDWELPPPAAAGASKLDMSELYGLSVRLKATLHLVARPWSP; translated from the exons ATGGACGCCTCGTCGCTTTTTGCATTGTTGCACTCACCCCTGCTCATCCTCGCCCTGCTTGTGCCAATCGTGTCCTTCGTCCTCTTCTTCGCCAAGAAACCTCAGCCTTCCGGAAGCAATGGCGGCCCACGTCTGCCTCCGTCGCCGTGGGGCCTTCCCATCCTCGGCCACCTCCCTCTTCTCGGTTCCCTGCCGCACCGGAAGCTCCGGTCCCTGGCCGAGGCGCACGGCCCCGTCATGCTCCTGCGCCTCGGCGGCGTGCCCACCGTCGTGGCCTCCTCGGCGGACGCGGCGCTGGAGGTCATGAAGACCCACGACCTGGCCTTCGCGAGCCGCCCCGCGGTGCGCATGGCGGAGCGCCTCCTGTACGGCCGCGACATGGCCTTCGCCCCCTACGGCCAGTACTGGCGGCAGGCGCGCCGCGTGTGCGTGCTCCATCTCCTCAGCGCCCGCCGCGTGGCCTCCTTCCGCCGCGTCCGGGAGCAGGAGGCCGGCGCCCTGGTCGACCGCGTCCGGCGCGCTGCCGCCAGCTGCTCGCGGCCCGAGGGTGACGTCGTGAACCTGACCGACGAGCTCATATCCTACACCAGCGCCGTGATCTCGCGGGCTGCGTTCGGCGACGATGGCGGGTACGGGATCGACGACGACCTGACGGAGGTGTTCGCCGAGTTCGAGGAGCTGCTGGGGACGGCCGCGGTGGGGGAGTTCGTCCCGTGGCTGGCGTGGGTGGATGCGCTCATGGGGCTGGACGCCAAGGTGGCACGGGCGGGCAAGGTGATGGACAGGCTGCTCGAGCGGGTCATCTCGGACCACCGCCAGCGGCGTCTCGGCGGAGGGCGACGGCTCGTTGGCGACGGGGAGGACGATCACCGGGACTTCGTGGACGTGCTGCTGGACGTCAGCGAGGACGATGGAGAAGACTCCGGAGGAGTCCGGTTCGACACGGTCGGCATCAAGGCCATCATCCTG GAcatgttcgccgcggccaccgacaCGACCTACACGACTCTGACATGGGCCGTGGCGGAGCTCATCAACAACCCATCCGAGATGCACAAGCTCCAGGACGAGGTCCGCGCGGCCGTCAATGGCGCCGGCCACGTCACCGAGGACCACCTCGAGAAGATGAGCTACCTGAGGGCCGTGATCAGGGAGACGCTCCGGCTGCACGCGCCCCTGCCGCTCCTCCTGCCCCGGGAGACGCTCGAGGACACGGAGCTGCTGGGCTACCGCGTCCCGGCGCGGACGCGCGTGGTCGTTAACGCGTGGGCCATCGGCCGCGACCCGGCGACGTGGGAGCGCGCCGAGGAGTTCGTCCCGGCGAGGTTCGCGGACGGCCCGGCGGAGTACGTGCTGGGGCAGGACTTCAGGTTCGTGCCGTTCGGCGCCGGAAGGAGGGGGTGCCCCGGCGTCGGCTTCGCCGTGCCGTCGATCGACCTGGCGCTCGCCAGCCTGCTGTACCATTTCGACTGGGAGCTGCCAccgccggcggcggccggggcgTCGAAGTTGGACATGAGCGAGCTGTATGGGCTGTCTGTCCGGCTCAAGGCCACGCTGCATCTGGTTGCTAGGCCGTGGTCTCCTTGA